One Neisseria sicca genomic region harbors:
- a CDS encoding glutathione S-transferase N-terminal domain-containing protein has protein sequence MMILYSGITCPFSQRCRFVLYEKGMDFEIKDVDIFNKPEDLAVMNPYNQVPVLVERDLILYESNIINEYIDERFPHPQLMPGDPVMRGRGRLVLFRMEKELFSLVHVLENPNSTNKEMAKAREAIGNGLTMLAPAFTKNKYILGDDFSMIDVALSPLLWRLDHYDIKLGKSAAPLLKYAERIFQREAFIEAMTPAEKAMRR, from the coding sequence ATGATGATATTATATTCAGGCATTACATGCCCGTTCAGCCAACGCTGTCGCTTCGTCCTGTACGAAAAAGGCATGGATTTTGAAATCAAAGACGTTGATATTTTCAATAAGCCCGAAGATCTTGCCGTAATGAATCCGTATAACCAAGTCCCCGTTTTGGTTGAACGTGATTTGATCCTCTATGAATCCAATATCATCAATGAATACATAGACGAACGCTTCCCCCATCCGCAACTGATGCCCGGCGACCCCGTGATGCGCGGCCGCGGACGATTGGTTTTGTTCCGCATGGAGAAAGAGCTGTTCAGCCTGGTGCATGTATTGGAAAACCCGAATTCCACCAATAAAGAAATGGCGAAAGCGCGCGAAGCCATCGGCAACGGTCTGACCATGCTTGCGCCTGCTTTCACCAAAAACAAATACATTCTCGGCGATGATTTCTCAATGATTGACGTGGCGTTGTCCCCATTGCTGTGGCGTCTCGACCATTACGACATCAAACTCGGCAAATCCGCCGCACCATTGCTGAAATACGCCGAACGTATCTTCCAACGCGAAGCCTTTATCGAAGCCATGACCCCCGCTGAGAAGGCAATGCGCCGTTAA
- a CDS encoding ClpXP protease specificity-enhancing factor produces MTTSTKPYLIRALYEWCTDNNQTPHIVAWVNEHTRVPMQYVRENEIVLNIGPTASHNLNIDNDWISFSARFGGVAHDIWIPVGHVVSLFARESGEGMGFEVEPYEPSDKEQPEQETENKQETDAPAKSGKVLKFVK; encoded by the coding sequence ATGACGACATCTACCAAGCCTTATCTGATTCGCGCTTTGTACGAATGGTGTACGGACAACAATCAAACGCCGCACATTGTCGCATGGGTAAACGAACATACCCGCGTCCCCATGCAGTATGTTCGCGAAAACGAGATTGTCCTCAATATCGGACCGACTGCCAGCCATAATCTGAATATCGACAACGATTGGATCAGCTTTTCGGCCCGCTTTGGCGGCGTAGCGCACGATATTTGGATTCCGGTCGGACACGTTGTCAGCCTGTTTGCCCGAGAAAGCGGCGAAGGCATGGGATTTGAAGTCGAGCCTTATGAACCTTCCGATAAAGAACAACCGGAACAGGAAACTGAAAACAAACAAGAAACCGATGCGCCGGCAAAATCCGGCAAGGTGTTGAAGTTTGTAAAATAG